In Nitratireductor basaltis, the following are encoded in one genomic region:
- a CDS encoding DUF3592 domain-containing protein — protein MTDTTDHGGGSLLRNSHLQALLRTLVLALPFAAAFLYGLWTYHGSDKIYRGLEAHGVETQATIISKRIIRSGTDRPRYAYEMTVSFTVGDKMRRGNVSVTSGFYDRHNPPDRVTIRYMPHDPQTRQIDPAMRGNAMREALTVIAILLFIGVVNIGMARGARRTDGARGRSNTSDDF, from the coding sequence ATGACTGATACCACCGATCATGGAGGCGGATCGCTGCTGCGAAACAGCCATTTGCAGGCTCTGCTACGCACTCTGGTGCTCGCGCTGCCCTTTGCAGCTGCCTTTCTGTACGGGCTCTGGACCTATCATGGCAGCGACAAGATCTACCGCGGCCTTGAGGCTCACGGCGTCGAAACCCAAGCTACCATCATATCGAAACGTATCATCCGCAGTGGCACCGATCGTCCACGCTACGCCTATGAGATGACCGTCAGCTTTACGGTTGGTGATAAAATGCGGCGTGGAAATGTGAGCGTTACCAGCGGATTCTACGACCGACACAACCCGCCCGACCGCGTCACTATTCGCTATATGCCCCACGATCCGCAAACCCGGCAAATCGACCCTGCAATGCGCGGGAATGCGATGCGGGAGGCGCTTACTGTCATCGCTATCCTCTTGTTCATCGGCGTCGTCAATATCGGCATGGCTCGTGGCGCAAGGCGGACCGATGGCGCAAGGGGGAGGAGTAATACCAGTGACGATTTTTGA
- a CDS encoding DUF3592 domain-containing protein codes for MLHTALIRLNMTQLYLLRTGSGGKRQASWRVWVLIFLLPVLFLGTAAALAWESYAFISSATRTTGEVVRVYAWEGWNPWDGKTTDYSPVFRYRFSDTEMTEASTGQSSPNWNFAIGSQHEIFFTPDEKRDVRQKNFEQLWALPAAIGGIGMVLLIPSAIVAWFVLRWLRGGEAKAGSYD; via the coding sequence ATGCTGCACACCGCCCTGATCCGCCTCAACATGACGCAGCTCTATCTGCTCCGCACTGGTTCCGGCGGCAAGCGGCAGGCGTCCTGGCGGGTATGGGTGCTGATTTTCCTGCTTCCCGTACTCTTCTTGGGAACTGCCGCGGCATTGGCATGGGAGAGCTACGCTTTCATCTCCAGCGCGACCCGAACGACGGGTGAAGTCGTGCGCGTCTATGCGTGGGAGGGTTGGAACCCTTGGGATGGCAAGACTACCGACTACAGCCCGGTCTTCCGTTACCGCTTCTCCGATACTGAGATGACAGAAGCCAGCACCGGTCAATCCTCGCCCAACTGGAATTTCGCCATCGGGTCTCAGCATGAGATTTTTTTCACGCCCGACGAGAAGCGGGATGTGCGGCAAAAAAATTTCGAACAGCTCTGGGCATTGCCCGCCGCCATCGGCGGGATCGGGATGGTCCTGCTCATTCCATCTGCAATTGTGGCCTGGTTTGTCTTGCGGTGGTTGAGGGGCGGTGAAGCGAAAGCCGGATCCTATGACTGA
- a CDS encoding DUF805 domain-containing protein: MDLFTSFEGRISRKGFWLGFVGMAAISLILGAGVLSLLPGGPLQILFQIILSAGVVYIWSAVVVKRLHDRGKPALPWAVIFIAPGVLMQVMSIFRIGYSPVELAGSQIMVPGVGATVAMWAATAVALWMVVELGFLKGVPGANAYGPDPRGALAGATAA; this comes from the coding sequence ATGGACCTGTTCACATCATTCGAAGGCCGCATATCGCGCAAGGGTTTCTGGCTTGGTTTCGTGGGGATGGCCGCAATATCCCTGATCCTCGGAGCAGGTGTGCTGTCCCTTCTGCCGGGCGGGCCCCTGCAGATCCTGTTCCAGATCATACTGTCGGCCGGCGTGGTCTATATCTGGTCAGCGGTTGTGGTGAAGCGGCTGCATGATCGTGGAAAGCCAGCTCTGCCCTGGGCCGTGATTTTCATCGCCCCGGGTGTCCTCATGCAGGTGATGAGCATCTTCAGGATCGGCTATTCGCCAGTTGAGCTGGCTGGGAGCCAGATCATGGTTCCGGGTGTCGGAGCCACGGTTGCGATGTGGGCGGCAACCGCCGTGGCTTTGTGGATGGTGGTGGAACTCGGCTTCCTGAAAGGGGTTCCGGGGGCGAATGCCTATGGTCCCGATCCGCGCGGTGCCCTTGCAGGTGCAACTGCAGCATAA